The genomic segment ctacccaggtgcaaatttgcccagtgtttataaatgagcccacagTGGTCTTTAACCTAAATGACACCACTTGTCaggtgtatacaaatatatattctcCCAGGTATGCATCTAGATCTGCACATGGACTGGCTGGCGTGGGGCACTTTCCCAGGTAGTAATTAGAAAATCACCTCACTGGTGTGGCCACCTTGATCGCATCCGTACTGAGGTGTAAGTCAGGCCCTAGAGAGATATGCTGTGTGTGTGGAGGACCTTCTATTAACTATGTGCAAGTGACtttatcatattaaaaaaaaaacttggtagGCAGCCTGAAAGGACCAAACAAGCTTTCAGGAAAGCTAAAAAGTAGAGGAGGAagcagtaataaataataaattgaaaaatgttattttgaaaaaGTAATAAATTGAAATAAATGTTTCACTTTTaggtttttaactttaaaattgTATATTTGGTATTGCGCTAAGAGCTTTGTGTTGGTTGTTTAAACTTGGCAGCAAGCTAACATGACCTCAGTGTTGTGCTTTTCCCAGTTAATAATTGTTTGGAGTTTTGGAAGGTACTGCAGGTTCTTTGTCTATGTATATTTGGTACAATGTCTCAAGTTAGCAAAGGCATTCAGGCTAAATAGGAAAGGGTCATTTTGCACCAGGTTCCCTTTGCGTATGCTAGCTGGAGCAAAATGATGAGAGGTATCGAACGTGATGTGATGACTAAttgatgtataataaatatagtgAGTGTGACTTTTAACACAGTGAAGGAATAGAAATTTACAGCACACTTGCTGTATAAGgacattttgtaataaaacatcTGACAACACAAATGAAACCTATTTTAACCAGCAAGCAGTAGAGACTGGTTCCCAAGTTACGAAACCATTTGTGCTGGCTTATGATTAAGAAGACATTATAGGTGAGTTATAGGTGAGTTCTGAGGCATGCCACTCCATTTCATTAAGGTGAGGTGAAATATACATGTGCTATGTACCCCTAAAACTGCTGCTGTCAGCATATTCATTCTGGTTCTGTAACCTGCCATAGAAGAATATATTTACCTGTGGTATGATGCAGTGTGATGCACTTAAGATGATTTTCAGGTCATATAATACTTTAATTGAGCAGATAATAACTTCAAGAGCTCCAAGCATAATCAGGAGGGAGAATAAAATGACATTCcactccaccacgtaggttggctCTGTACACTGAGCCCAGGAGGAATACGCCACAAGAtacctaattaaaaaaaagttacatttacagTGGGAAGCAAATCAAGAGCTAATTATCAAAATATCAATGTATTGAATACAGTGATGCTGCCAaactgtgtgtaagtgtaaataaCAACTGAGAAATTTAAAAGACCTACCCTCCCCCAGTGTTTTGGAAAGGGTAATTCCAGGTTCCATCTATAAGCTTGCAGTATGGGCCTTGAGCTAATGCCAGGGCTGAAATGATCAGAGAATATCCGGAGAATACCAGTCCTAGGAGAGCAAAAATCATTGATCCCAGTctctaaagaaataaagaaaagggTTAGAATTGTAGCACAAAGTGTAGGGGTACATAGCCACAAATACCAAATGAGAAGATACAGGACTCATTTACATCCATGGGCCCAGTGAGCAAACTaaaattggcatgtttttttttcacacaatgtagttttcttccccccccccccacaatgcaaGTGTCACTGCAGCTACAAGCCGGTGCTAAGCCTGTTGCCAATGAGATGCACCTGGCACAACTGGTTCTGATTTACCACGATGGACACAACTGTGCATTTGCTTCATTACATTTTAGAAGCctgcctggtgtcatttctgcTGTTTGGCATGCAAGTGAAGTCTGCACCCgattctttaggcgcaagtgcACTGTGCCCACTGACGCAGGGCGCAAAGGTAGCCCtgaaactgctgcctggttaGTTGGTGGTGGTAGCAcgagggttcccctgcgtcaacaGGTGCCTGATTTGGAATTGAAGGCAGGAAGGATTGAGCGGTGCCGAGCACAATTATatagaagtgcaaagagcatatTGACGCAAGTGCTGAAAGTgcttttatgcacaactgactgtggggaagtTGCCCATTGCATCCacagacgtaaatgagccctacagtcaGTAACCAGTGATCATAAGGACATTGAGAAATGGTGAGCAAACAATTTGTGTCAACACCAGCAATGCCAGTTGAGTTGGGTAAAAAGCTGTGCACAATAATAATGGAATAATGCTTGTACATTGCATACAGATTTGTATAATTAAGGGAGTGTTTACATATGAATTGTAGATACATCTGCTATTTTATAAGCTTTCTATACACAACATCATATAAATATGAGATGAATATTTACACCTATTTTTACACGTGTAAATATTCAACATTGGATGATTCTATACCAGCCCCTTTCTGTATTACAcctacatacacatacaaacaccTGCATACAGGAAccaaaaaggaaagaaattaGTGTAGGGAGAAACACATATTTTGAGAAAGATGTTAGGGTTCCTGCTTTAAACGAAACCCCAACACAGATGTTCTACTTACAGTGTATTTTATGTCATATGTCCGTGTCTGGGGGCAGCAGCAGGGGCAGCAGGTATATTTATTCACCAGCAGAAGGATTGAAGCTATAATCAGTATCTGTGCAGAATCAAAACAGTCATAGTTAGtgtactttgttttatttttacagctaGGGGTTAGATTCTCTAACCTTCTCTACTTCTAATATATAGGCCCAAGATTGTTTTGTCATAGCTTTACCCTCTGAGCTCTATGGCACATAGAAATTGCCATTGTGAGTTCAACCTTAAACTAAAAATCATGCTACTTTACAAGGCATGTGGTTGGTGACGAGGGTATCACAGGAACTCTTTTGTCACATACCTTTTACCCCTTATCAATGCTTACTAAGAATTGGTCATTTTTTAATGGTCCACTGGTTgcaatttttatattttcctgtaGCACTAAAATCAATGGCACCCAGGGAGATTAGTTTTTTCCTAGATTTCACAGCTTTCTGTGTGGCACTTTTATTTCCCCAAATAAAGCTTATTTTccaacaagtagcagctactattgTCCCTGGTTTTAAAGGAATGCAATGGCAACTGctaatgcagtataagtgctgacTTTGTCCAGATTTGCAATTATGAAGCCGGTTTTccagaggggacatgattactctgtacaagtacattagaggggattataggcagttgggggatgttcttttttcccataaaaacaatcagcgcaccagaggtcacccctatagattagaggaacagagcttccatttgaagcagcgtaggtggtttttcacggtgagggcagtgaggctgtggaatgcccttcctagtgatgtggtaatggcagactctgttaatgcctttaagaggggcctggatgagtttttgaacaagcagaatatccaaggctattgtgatactaatatctacagttagtattactggttgtatatatatagtttatgtatgtgagtgtatagtttggttagtataggttgtgtgctgggtttactcggatgggttgaacttgatggacaatggtcttttttcaaccctatgtaactatgtaactatgtaactatgtaacctcatATGATATAGCATAATCACGCattgcttatttttaaaataattggcTAAAATAAGGGTTTGTTTGTACTCTGTATATAACATGAAAGGAAATATAGAGAAAAATAGTGCACATACTACTTATTTTACATGTTGCTGAATTAACACAATGACTGACGTAACAAAAGtttgtatgcaggtgtatatagCCTCTTGTTGCCTAATAACCAGAACTGTTCATTGGCAATGtgtaatattataaataaattaaacacaAAACTCACATTTGTGCTTGGAATCATCATGGACGGGCAAAAATGAGGGCACCTGAGCCTTAGCGACTTTGCATGGGTGCCTCACTGGTAAGAACACAGCTCTACAGAACTCAGCATATAATACTCACCATAATACCTCCAAAGCAGATGCCCTCGAAATACCAGACGTAATTAGTGAGCTGGTTGGCTGAAGCGTACGTGGAATCCCCATTTGGAAAGTACAATAAAATATTGACAGCAATGCTCCAAACGGCGAGAGCAATTAAAGCAAAACTGCAGCAGTCTGAGCAGTTATCCTGAAACATCACCAAATGGAAGGGAAGAAATTCTTTAAAAACAACATaagatttctctttttttttaatagtaaccAGAACCGTGATCTGGGAACTGACTGAGGGCCCCTGCTGCACAAGCTGGTTGCTGGGATATGTTACCCAAACAATTCACACACCTTGTCAGGCTTGTTAAGCCAGTGATAACATAATGCTGAATGACATTACCCAGCCCAGAAGCTCAGATGGGGGGTAAGAGAATAAAACTTCAAAGGGATAAATGCTTTGTATTAATGGGAACTAATGAACAATGAATTAATCACTCAAAAACAAGCATCCCAAATCACCAAAGTCCCTTGGGCAAATATTATCATGAGAAGTATATTAATTTCATTTGCTTTGTTTAAATGTTAAAGAGTtttttcagctttaaattaacttttagtatgttgtggagggtgctattctgagaccattgcagttggtcttcattttttttatttgtggtttttgaattatttaactttttgttcagcatctctccagtttgaaattttagaagctatctggttgctagggttcaaattatcctagcaaccaggcagtggtttaaatgagaaactgcaatatgaataggagaggcatgaacagaaagataagaaataaaaaataacaataaaattgtagccccaaaaagtaagggtttttttttagctgaCGGGGTTAGGAACCCCAATTTGAGAGctacaaagagtcagaagaagaaggcaaatcattttaaaactataaaaaaaaaaaatgaatactaattgaaaagttgcaaggAACTGGCCATTatttaacaaactaaaagttaacttaaaggtgtaccacccctttaatgtaaatgtattggCATGGGTAAGTGCTCAAAACATTTTCACAGTGGGCTGAATTACCAATAAGCCAAACAGTTGGAAAATTATGATGTAGAAAAAACAAAGGGAAATAAcaagtataaaaaaatgaaatccaaGCAGCCGTTGTACATTGTTAGAGCCATAAAAATTAGGGACGCACTAAATCTATAATTGTTTGCATTGAGCCCAACTGCCCCTGGCAGCTTATGCCAATATACCCCTTTCAGCCTGCTGTGATAGAGCGTGCAAGTGCATCCGTTGAAGCTAGAGAAGTTCTGGAACAACTGCCAGTCCGGGCTTTTAGTAATTCTAGGGTTCCTTTAGTCGGTTGCATCAATACCCACAACAGACTTGCACTGAGCAAATCTGATGTTATTAAGAAGGGCACCAGAAGTGATCCTTTCGGAACATAAATACAGGGGACATAAGAGCTCATTTAAAGCCCACAAGTGCTGTGTGCAAACTGCAGTTTCAGTACAATCTTcatgtttttacccagaattaAGTGTTTCTTTCATAATTCCAGCATTCTTTTGGTCACCAGTGGGAGTTGTGCAGCTGATGCAATTTAAGTCATCCATCAAAATTCTCGTAGTTGTCAAAAACACGTACacacctgattctttaggtgcaagtgcacCCGGTCTATTAAAACAGTGCACTGtgggaacccaggagctaccaCCACTGTTAAAGATAGAATtaacttcagggttcccctgcatcaataggtgcactgtGCTAGTTTGGGACAGGAGTGCAGGGGGCACCTTTTAATACTATAAAGTAACTTTGTTTTTGCTCAATGACTGTGGGGATATTTGACCAATTGCACCTGAACTTGAGATCGTAAATAACCCCtatatagtgtgccatttaccAAAATGAACGCTATTTGGTATCATGCGCAAGCTCACGTAACATTACTGGACTGCCCGTGTTGtccaaattagggaaactggGAAAGACTCTAATAGACTGAGGTGTTGATCGGCCATTCACTGATTGCCATGTCATAACACCACCCATGTCATGTCACCTTTCTTCAGTGGgaaggtggcagccctacttAACATGTGACCCTAAttctggtgaaaaatgttgcattatgaCTTAAAAACACAATTCATTTACCAAATAATTATTGCTGAACCTTTATAAAAAGCCCTAATAtattttaaactcccatacagttGTGCCTCTGGAATCTAACTCATTGAATTGTGGCAAAAGGATGCTTGGCAAGAACAGTGCTTTACCACTTTACCTAAACTTGATTATTCATACAAAACAGTGCAAAGTATTACAAAACACAGTGCCACTCTGCAGCTTAGCCTTCTAATTCTCTCCTTCCATGGGGGCCTGTCTTTATATGGGTGTCCGGGCCAGTTGGACACCAACGCAGTACTGCTAACGCCTTTACTAGTCCTGACTGTCACCATAGTCCTGAAAaggatttaatataaataatgtggGTAATTATGTGATGACATTGTCTCTTTAATTAAGTTATTATactattataaaaacaaaattctAGCAAAGTGGAAGGGCTAAATTGTTAAGCTGAAGATCATTGTGTGCCTGTTGGAAGTTCTCTGGCTAGAAACCCATGGTCAGGGCCAGCTGCAGCTAAAAGCATGGTTCCATATACAGGAGGTTCCATATACAGAATTTGAGTTCTATATACAAGCCAAGGGTCAGGGCAGGTGGTAGGCAGAGGCAGAGTCCAATACACAGGCCAGCAGTCAGAACCAAGAAATAAGAACAAGCGATTAAGGAATAAGCAATGAACCAGGAATCAATGCAGTAACCTGTAAGTTACACACAGTAATGGCTGGATCAGTGTGGGGGAGATAAAGCACTTATTGGCAGCTGGTCAAAATGAGGAGGTAGAGACAACAGAGTCTAtagtaaaatacatatatatataaagggcacatttacacaGTGTCTAGTGGCTCAACAGGGAAATACAACAATCAGTCATCACACAGACCAATGTTTCAATCCATACATAAGAGGCTTGCCCTTTTTTTCCTTCAGTACAGTCACTTTGCATTAAtcttttcaactttttttaaaattaaggttgcattttaatacaaaaaaggaaaaatttcTAAAGATGAGACcagtatgaaaaaat from the Xenopus tropicalis strain Nigerian chromosome 5, UCB_Xtro_10.0, whole genome shotgun sequence genome contains:
- the tm4sf18 gene encoding transmembrane 4 L6 family member 18 codes for the protein MFQDNCSDCCSFALIALAVWSIAVNILLYFPNGDSTYASANQLTNYVWYFEGICFGGIMILIIASILLLVNKYTCCPCCCPQTRTYDIKYTRLGSMIFALLGLVFSGYSLIISALALAQGPYCKLIDGTWNYPFQNTGGGYLVAYSSWAQCTEPTYVVEWNVILFSLLIMLGALEVIICSIKVLYDLKIILSASHCIIPQETALWAPTKSGLV